The Candidatus Defluviibacterium haderslevense DNA window TCACGCGTATGCCAGTAGTCTGAACAACTTGGCTGATTTGTATGAAAGACAAACCAGATTTTTAGAAGCCGAACTCCTGCTTTTAGAATTACTAACCCGATCTCAGGTCACAATGGTCAATGCCACGACCTTTCTTTCCGAAGCAGAACTTACTAAATATACACATGCATTTCAAAACAGTGGAAATGAATTGATTGCATACATCATTGCACGCCATTCTATTGAAGCAGAACTTGGTATTCTACCCAACCTGGCTTATGACCATGCCCTGTTTCACAAAGGTTTCCTCTTGACCGCCGCTTCCAGACTGAATGCACCTTCTATGACTTCAGCTGAAACCATGGAAATCAATTTTCGACTAAAAGGCTATCGTCGCAGACTCTCTGCTGAATACACCAAGCCTATTGCCGAGCGCAAAGGAATCGCCGAACTGGAAGAGAAGGCCAACGCGTCAGAAAAGGAACTTGCCCGATCTGATGCAGGTTATGCTGACGCCATCCGACAAGTTAAATGGAAGAATGTGCAAGCAGGATTAAAACCATCCGAAATTGTAATCGAATTTGTTCATTGTAAGCTTGATTTTCCCAAGAATACAGATAGTATTTTGTATGCAGCATTGATTCTTAAATCCGGAGATCTGCAACCAAAATTTATCCCGCTTTTTGAAGAAAAGTCTCTTGACTCTTTATTGAATTCAAAATCAGAACGCAAAGCAGATTATGTCAACTCTATATATACACTTGCTGATCGAGGTGCAGTAGCAATTGAAATGCCCAAGAAATCATTGTATGAAATATTGTGGAAACCTTTTGAAAAAGAATTGACTAATATAAATACGATTTATTTTTCACCAAGCGGATTATTGCATAGAATTAATCTGGATGCCATTCCGATAAATGAAACGGAAACATTAGCGGATAGATATAAACTCATTGAACTAAATAGTACTCGCCAATTGGTCATTCCCATTCAAATGAAAAATGTCAACAACGATGCTGTTTTGTATGGTGGTATTCAATATGAACAAGACAGTATGTTTCAAAACAATGAACACATGATGGTTACATTATCCAGAGGAGAATTGTCTTTTAATAATGTGGATACAACATTGAGAGGAGGTAGCTGGACTTACCTTGCTGGCACAGAACGCGAAGTGAATGCAATCGAAATAATCATGCAAACATCGGGAGTTCAAACCACTTTGAAAAAAGGATATCAAGCCACAGAAGAATCATTCAAAAATATAGGTGCAAATAATTCAGCTTCTCCTAAAATATTACACATCGCTACCCATGGTTACTTCTTTCCCGATCCAAAAATAAATAAGGAATCTTTATCCAATTCAGAACCTGTATTCAAAATTTCCGATCATCCTATGTTGCGAAGTGGGCTGATCATGGCAGGAGGCAATGTAGCATGGCAGGGGAAGCAAATATTAGAAGGTAGAGAAGATGGAATATTGACAGCATATGAAATCTCGCAGATGAATTTATCCAATACAGAATTGGTTGTATTGTCAGCCTGTGAAACAGGTCTTGGAGAAATACAAGGTAATGAAGGTATTTACGGATTACAGCGTGCTTTTAAGATCGCTGGAGCAAAATATTTGATTATGAGTTTGTGGCAGGTTCCAGATAAACAAACATCATTATTGATGACGACATTTTATAAAAAATGGTTGGAAGAAAAGATGAATATTCAGGATGCCTTTCATGCGGCGCAGAAAGAATTGCGCGACAATGGTTTGGATCCTTATAATTGGGCGGGGTTTGTTCTTGTGGAATAAACTTAACTTATGTTTTCATTCGTACTCTTCATTGTAGCGAGGTGCCGACGCTGACGGTCGGTATGCTGACAAGCAGAGCTTCGTCAGCATTTGTGTTGGTGGAGTAAAAATACTCCTTCTCCGTCAATGGAGTTTTCAATTTTTAATACATCTGCAACTAAATCCATGATTTTTTCCCCAATCGATTCTACTGATACCGTCAAAGCTCCCCTTAAGCGTTATTGCTTTTGCACTTCCAGCGAGGGAGCTCTCATCCGAAGACCAAAAATCTGTTTCAGTACCCTCAAAAATAAATGATCCGTTGGCTTGTCTTCTGCCAGCAGGCAATGCACTGAAGCCACTTTCATTGCTTGCATGTATGGTTCCACTCCATAATGGATCAATTTTTCTAAGCGCAATGGATGCAAGTGAATCATTTTTCAAATGTTTAAAAAGCGTTTCCCATTCTGCCATACTTGGTATATGCCATCCTTGAGGACAAAGATTGCCTGAATTTACAGCATACCAATTATAGAGTTTTCTGTATCTGGGTCCATTGGCAGGATCATTGTTGTAATAACACCATGCGGGAGTTGTAGCGGAAGCCCATTCCATTGGATCAGTAATTTTTGGAATACCTGTTTCAATATTTAGGTTGGACATTAACCAGCATTGGGTACCGATGGTTACTATATCATAAAGATTGTTTTCTGCGTCGTTCACAGCAGTAAAACTACCGCAACCATTGCCAGAAGCCTTGGTGAATGAGTAGCTTTCATTGGCAGTGCATGAGTTGGTAAGGTCGGTAACCGTTACAGAATAAACGCCAGATTCAAGTACACTTATTCTTGGTAAATTGCCAATGCCATTTGACCATTTAAACTCGTATGGTCCCAAACCATTTTCCGGATTTGCAACCAACTGATCTGAACCTTCCTGGGTAATTGTTACTTTGAAGGAGTTGCATTCATCTTCTAACGGCTTTCTAACAATACATGACAAGAAAATACAAAACATGCTCAATGTAATAAATAAATGATATGATGCTGTTTTCATTTTAACTTATTTATCTTTTTGAATAACGGACAATCAA harbors:
- a CDS encoding CHAT domain-containing protein; this translates as MKYFLFILNIFCLSTTSAQQVDSLVIKQVDSLIQVSRDLTAKKDFNKALEVNEAAEKLALDKLGRASAAYGSCAFNRGRVNYFKGNNQEAETWYLQSQSIREKVLGKEHPDFAWCLNNLAVLYWDMGYYEKAEPLYLEAKDIWEKTLGKEHPHYAMIMNNLALFYRRRGNYEKAETFYLEAKNICEKVLGKEHPDYAESLTNLGILYSDMGNYEKAETFYLEANNICKKVLSKEHPIYVWNLESLAILYFDMANYEKAEPLFLESKDIKEKLLGKENPKYALTLHNLANLYTDKGNYGKAEPLYLEAKDIREKTLGKEHPAYANCLNNLASLYFELGNYEKAEPLYLEAKSINEKVLGKEDRTYASNLNNLAVLYKNMGNNEKAESLYLEAKDIREKTLGKKYPDYAMSLNNLASLYFGLGAHEKAEPLYLEAKDIWGKTLGKEHPLYALCLNNLADGYKDIGNYEKAEPLYLEAKNIREKVLGKEHHAYASSLNNLADLYERQTRFLEAELLLLELLTRSQVTMVNATTFLSEAELTKYTHAFQNSGNELIAYIIARHSIEAELGILPNLAYDHALFHKGFLLTAASRLNAPSMTSAETMEINFRLKGYRRRLSAEYTKPIAERKGIAELEEKANASEKELARSDAGYADAIRQVKWKNVQAGLKPSEIVIEFVHCKLDFPKNTDSILYAALILKSGDLQPKFIPLFEEKSLDSLLNSKSERKADYVNSIYTLADRGAVAIEMPKKSLYEILWKPFEKELTNINTIYFSPSGLLHRINLDAIPINETETLADRYKLIELNSTRQLVIPIQMKNVNNDAVLYGGIQYEQDSMFQNNEHMMVTLSRGELSFNNVDTTLRGGSWTYLAGTEREVNAIEIIMQTSGVQTTLKKGYQATEESFKNIGANNSASPKILHIATHGYFFPDPKINKESLSNSEPVFKISDHPMLRSGLIMAGGNVAWQGKQILEGREDGILTAYEISQMNLSNTELVVLSACETGLGEIQGNEGIYGLQRAFKIAGAKYLIMSLWQVPDKQTSLLMTTFYKKWLEEKMNIQDAFHAAQKELRDNGLDPYNWAGFVLVE
- a CDS encoding fibrobacter succinogenes major paralogous domain-containing protein encodes the protein MKTASYHLFITLSMFCIFLSCIVRKPLEDECNSFKVTITQEGSDQLVANPENGLGPYEFKWSNGIGNLPRISVLESGVYSVTVTDLTNSCTANESYSFTKASGNGCGSFTAVNDAENNLYDIVTIGTQCWLMSNLNIETGIPKITDPMEWASATTPAWCYYNNDPANGPRYRKLYNWYAVNSGNLCPQGWHIPSMAEWETLFKHLKNDSLASIALRKIDPLWSGTIHASNESGFSALPAGRRQANGSFIFEGTETDFWSSDESSLAGSAKAITLKGSFDGISRIDWGKNHGFSCRCIKN